The stretch of DNA AGGGAGGAGAGACATCTTCATTCCGTTTCTCTTGTATTCTGCTCACGTCTTACCTGGAAACTGTCCGTAATTACTCGCACGCTAATTACTGTAACCACTATGTGAAGGCTTCTCCACATGTGGAGATTACTGTACACTAGTGAGACTTGTCTAAGCGATACAGAAACCAGTACAAAACGTGGTCCGGTGATCTTTTGGTGAATACAGACATGTCTCGAAATCGACATTATATCACTCCGACGTTCATATATACAAGCTCACTGAAAGTTCGAGGCACCTCAGTAGTTCCGGCTTGGAACGGGGGAGCACGGAGATACTGCCTAAGGGTCAGAAGGTGAGCAGCTAAAAAGATGTACGTTTCTACAGACAAACAAGCCCAAAAAAACCGAGCAAACATAATTTCAGATTGGTCAAACGTCTTCTGCGGTAGTTGATGACCATGTCCTTTTCCCCAAAGCTCATTGGCTGTCCGTGGCGATACAGTGGACAGTCCTAATAAACTGTAGGATGTATCATcgggtactgtactgtagagtacttgtagcttcAAGTACTCGAATAGTTCAGTATCTTAGTTGTATCGACGTCTCTAACACCTATCCTACAATACCGTCAAGTATTCCAATGTGCAAATGTGTCTTAATATATAATGCTCTAGTGCTCCTTCTCGTATCTGGTGCCGCCTGTGTTAGTACTGGATTGGGGATGCATGAGTGGGGGAAACTAAGATGCTGGAGATGTGGAGTAGATGTCAAGCAAACAATTAGACGGTTGGGCAGAAATGTAGATAATCAACCTGGTTGACGTTAGAATAGCTTGAACGAGCAatgtggaggtggaaatgAGCAGACAAGGGCAAGtcgaaaaaagaaacgtGTCAGCAGCTAGGACATCGCATCTAACAAACAATGATTTACTAACCCACTTTGGCTATTCCAATACTTCACTGCCCGTTGCTCTACGTAACATTTCCATCGTGCTTGGGTGTATTGTTTCCTGCAGTGTCCATTCTGAAAATGGAGTTGGCTGCTGACGTTGCTGTTACCTGTTACTGGTGTTATCATGATAAGGTATCACTGCTGacgttgctgttgctgtcgCTCATTCTGCTGTTATCCATGTTGCTGCCATGTTGCTGCCATTCATGTTGCTGTCGCTCATTCTGCTGCCATGTTGCTGCCATTCATGTTGCTGCCTTTCATGTTTCTGCCATGTTGCTGCCATTCATGTTTCTGCCGTTCATTCTGTTGCCGAATCTACTCTTACTCTCAAACAACCACCCACATAGCTTCTAGAGCCATATGACCACTTGTTTCATCAAGTCCAGTTCGTGTTTCTCATCATGTCAAGACTTCCTTCTGAGACGACCAGTTTACTCACAGTATTGGCAAGCATGAGAGCCGGGGGCGTCCACATTAATAAAAATCTTGGGGTGACCCTGGGCACCAGGGCCATTGTGGTTAGCTCCGTCGCAAACAGCGGTGTTGCCATGGACAAACCGGACGGGCTGCTGGGCAATGAGCTCGATACCGGCGTAGGGCATGGGCTGCTTGCTGAGATCCTTCTGCTCGAATCGGACCAtgttgttcttgtagatcTCCGTCTTGGAGGCCTGAGCAGGAGCCCAGGTGGAGTCTCGGTTGGGAGCCTGCTTAGTGTACTCCTCGGGGATCTCGATGGTGTTGCCGTTGtaggagatgatggactTGGACACCTGGGTGGAGACCGAGAAGGCCCGCTTGGAAACAAATCGGCTGAGCATGGTCGTTTTGTGTGTGACTGTCGTTTTGAGCGTGCTAGGCTTACTCTGCCGTGATATCTTTGGTGTGCATCCAAAAGTCCATTTCCAACGAGTTGATTGGCTGGTGGTGGGTTTAGAGTTTGCTTTGGGAGGATTGGACTGGCAGATGCTTAAGTAACCTTGTGATTTAGTTGACCAAACTTGACAAGGTCAAGTGTAGCTAGTATTATGTTATTATGAAAAAATATAAGTAGTCTGAGAAACGGAAAAGAGTGAGAGAGGGGCGGGCGGGGTTCAGAAGCGACGCGGGCGGGGTTCATAAGCGACGTTGTGACAAAAATAAAGAGACAAGAAAGAGAAAACAATATACCCACTGCTTGATCCGTCTCAAGAGCTATCCAAAGATATATTGAACAGTAAATCTCAAAAAATCGACTGAATCTGTCCAAAAAACACTCTATTCCATACCGTCCACCAAATATGCCCTTCCTAAGTAAAATGCCCTTCCTAAGTAAAATGCCCTTCCAAACTAACATATAATTGTCCAATGAAGCTGATTTTTTTCCTAATCCGGTTGAAAAAGCTCCCCAGACGCCGTTTTTCACATTTTTTACACGTGACCCCAAAACTCGCAAAATTAAAGACTCCCCATTTCCTCTTCATACCCTAACCCGCGTCTTTAACCTGGAGCATCAACCTGACGAGATGGCGAGACacagtacactgtactactgtatgtacagaaCACTGGATTATGGACGACAAAAGTGATTATGAGGCTCTGACGAAACGAGGGCGGCTGGTTGTCACGTTGCAAACCTGGGACCATCTTGCcgctcacgtgatcacaTCGCAGTACAAGGACAGGGACTCTCAGCAGGTTGGGCCCTCTCCTCCTGGAGGAGCCTTTGCTAGAAAGCGGTACCAGCTCATGTGTCAGTTGGTTGGATATCCTACTACTCAGCAGTTTGATCAGCCGATCGAAAAAAGTGCTCAGGATGCCAGTGATGACGATGTTCCAGACAGCGAGGAGGATTTGGCCATGACGTGGGACTGACGGAGGGTGCGAAGAACAAAAATGGGCATGTCGGAAAGATGCCAAGATAAGAGATTGATTGGAGTTTGTCGTGTCGGCTTGGAACTATCTCGATTGGACCGGTTCGGGGTGGACAAACATTCTCTACGATatgagatggagatgcAAACAGTTTAGTACATGCCAGTGCTCAGACGTGACCCGTGGCAGATTCTTCTAGAATCCCAAGCCAGAACTAGcagtacaagcacagtacagtacgaaaGAGTCTTGCAAGAACAAGTACTCGCTCGTACaagttccaccaccaaaacaTGTTGAAGTCTTGATTTAGATCGGACCAAAGTAATGAGCTACACCAAAAGTATTGAACCACTATTAGAACTCAATTGCTACCATAATTCACCCCGGACCACGTCCTATACTGAAAGGGCTCACTCGTCTCAACGCATCACTGAGACTACTCATTCGGGTCTGCAGACATCAAAAGCCAACCGACATCAAAAACCAACAGAGATATATCTCTGCATCTCTCCCCATCCTCCAGTCATATCTAGGTTCCGACTATTCCTTCCAAAAATGCTCCGAATCGAATTCTGACAAAACAAATCCATCAAATGAGACCACCTTTATAAAATACGTATCAATTATCCCCCCCAAATTGTTGTAGACCTCTCCTAGAGCATTCCCATTCACATTATGGCCATATGCCACCATTGAACTCTATTCCCCTTACCCACACCTCTatatcatcatcaccagaTCACTTGTTGCACAGCACAGCAACAAAACAACTCACAATCACCAGCCATGTCTGAAACTGAAAAAACCGCCGCGCAGATCGCCCGGGAGAAGCGACAGGCCCGAATCAAGCAAAAGGCTGCCGAGCGAATGGCCAAAATCACCGGCACGGTCCGTCCTGATGGCTTCGATGACGCAGACAAGGTCGTAGGAAAGGAAAACGAGCCAACAACTGGCAGCCCAAGCGCAGACACCGGCGTCTCTTCAGCAACTGGTGTCACACACTCAGTTGGCGTTGCAAACGCCCCAGCTACCTCCGTTGTCGACTCAGAAGACCCTCCGGACGTGGACATCTCCGTCGactcccaccaccatcttccCGCAGCTCGAAACCGAGAAGATCCATTTGGCTCGCTGGCAATGCAGTCTGCAGGACCCGATTCAGATGACCCCTTTGCCGCCATGCTTCAGCAAATGCTAGGTGCCCAGGGAGGACAGGGCATGGGTGGAATGCCTGGAATGGGCCAGGGTATGGGCGGACAGCCCGGAGAAGGCGAACCAGACCTCTCAAAGCTCATGTCTATGATGATGGGTGGAGAGGGAGCCCCCGGAGGTACAGGGGCCGAGGGTAACCCCTTTGCGGGAATGGGAGGATTAGGAAGCATGATGGGCGCTCAGGGTGTCCAGGGAGGACCTCAGATGGCTACACCTTCTTCGTCGCCAAAGAAGAACCTGTTCTGGACCATTACGCATGCTCTGACTGCCATTCTGATTGGCCTATACACAGTCGTCATGTTCGGACACAAGTGGACCCAGTTTGAGCCTTACTTTGAGTCTCTGCATTCTGTCAAGCCTCTCATTCTGTTCATTTCCGTGCAGTTGGTACTCCAAACCGCTCGTCTTGTGCAGGATAAGGGCCGTCTTCCTCCGGATTCCATGCTGTTACAGCTTGCGTCATTTGTGCCCCAACCCTACCGAGGCTACATTGAGAGCGGCTCGCGACTTTACAAGACCTTCAATCTGGCCAAGAGCGATTTCTTCATTGTTATCTTTGTGTACGGCTTGAGCACAGTTATTTAGATGGTTGTATATGTTGAATAGATGTTTGGAATGGACAACGAGAGGAGAAGGGCATGGTTTGGCATCGTTTGTtttatgtactgtaattacGTAAAATGAATGTCTGTTAGTAGGATTCCAGTGAGGGTCTAGCAGGGTGACAAAGGCGAGAAGTGGTTTGGAAAAGGATGGGGCCATAAAGGGCATCGATAGGAGTCTACCATAAGAGGAAGAGTATAAGAGAAACAACGGCAGCCAACAAGAAGTCCGATCAGGAGTGGAAGGGAGCCAACACACTGTAGTATGTTGCGTTAACTGTGTTTTTGGAGTGTGCTAATGCTGTAGAATAGCTCCTCGGTGGTGTGAAGATTGTGTGGACAAAACACACGACGATGAAAGCAACCTGTTGGTGGCTTTGGTTCAGTGTAGACTGGATGAGCAGGAAAGGATGAGGACGCGTCAAATTGAACAGCTCCCCTCAATTCACCAGCTCCATCATAATTTGTTGTTGAGCTAACTTCTGCTATCCAACCACCTCTCAGAGAACATGCTGGTATCTGACCAGAGACCGTATAGGCGATGAAAGGCAGTCCATCAACTAGTGGAGCAAACAAAAGAGAGGAAAACATCCAGTGAACTCCGTTCATCAAGTGCACGACGCATGTCTCGGGTCAAACACTTCAGCTATACACCttcagtacagtagggCTGTTGATACTCACAAGAAAGATACTCACAAAAGAAGATTGAGGGGGTCAACCGGTAGGTGTGTAACAGTTTGAGTCAAAGGAAGTAATTAATAGAAGTCTGTTCAAGTCTCCTATCAAGTCCCGGACTCCTTTAACCACCGTTATAAGTCACCTCTCAGGGGGAGGATGAACACACCTTGGTAGGGCTAACATAACCGATGGGCCACAAGCAACAGCGCAGTGGAGTGTGAGGTTCATCCTGGTCCATGGAAAACCAATTATCTTATGCCCTGACAGTTTTTCGTTGGTGTACCTGGTAGTGTAGATGTAATGATACAAATGCTGCTAAGAGGAGGTTACTCGGATGCAAGAGAAGGGTGTCTTtgaaaggagaagacggcACAAAGACTTGACTGAAATGGTTACTGATATCATCTGAAGCTCTTAAAATCGCGACAGTTATAATCTAGGCTATCTCTCGAGATTTCTTCTCTCATTCTTGTTGATACGAAAATATGGTGAATAGAGAACGGGAACGGGGTGCTTCTACAGCCGTCGAAGTCACGGTCACATAAACGGGGACTTCGAGAGGGCCTTTTTGGACAGTTAAtaaaacgaaaaaaaatcctCATTTTTTG from Yarrowia lipolytica chromosome 1D, complete sequence encodes:
- a CDS encoding uncharacterized protein (Compare to YALI0D19030g, weakly similar to uniprot|Q7RWU3 Neurospora crassa NADH-ubiquinone oxidoreductase) translates to MLSRFVSKRAFSVSTQVSKSIISYNGNTIEIPEEYTKQAPNRDSTWAPAQASKTEIYKNNMVRFEQKDLSKQPMPYAGIELIAQQPVRFVHGNTAVCDGANHNGPGAQGHPKIFINVDAPGSHACQYCGTRYEKEH
- a CDS encoding uncharacterized protein (Compare to YALI0D19052g, no similarity); the encoded protein is MDDKSDYEALTKRGRLVVTLQTWDHLAAHVITSQYKDRDSQQVGPSPPGGAFARKRYQLMCQLVGYPTTQQFDQPIEKSAQDASDDDVPDSEEDLAMTWD
- a CDS encoding uncharacterized protein (Compare to YALI0D19074g, no similarity), whose amino-acid sequence is MSETEKTAAQIAREKRQARIKQKAAERMAKITGTVRPDGFDDADKVVGKENEPTTGSPSADTGVSSATGVTHSVGVANAPATSVVDSEDPPDVDISVDSHHHLPAARNREDPFGSLAMQSAGPDSDDPFAAMLQQMLGAQGGQGMGGMPGMGQGMGGQPGEGEPDLSKLMSMMMGGEGAPGGTGAEGNPFAGMGGLGSMMGAQGVQGGPQMATPSSSPKKNLFWTITHALTAILIGLYTVVMFGHKWTQFEPYFESLHSVKPLILFISVQLVLQTARLVQDKGRLPPDSMLLQLASFVPQPYRGYIESGSRLYKTFNLAKSDFFIVIFVYGLSTVI